One region of Chryseobacterium sp. SORGH_AS_0447 genomic DNA includes:
- a CDS encoding NAD(P)/FAD-dependent oxidoreductase, giving the protein MKKHIVIVGGGFAGINLIKSLVNDKRFRITLVDKNNYHFFPPLIYQVATSFIEASNISYPFRKMISKYRNVNFHMGSLMNVDHEHNSIKTDSGVLQYDYLVLALGTETNYFGMENVKKCSLSMKTIDEALYLRNYMLLTLEEAARNKNIREAQKLQNIVIAGGGPTGVELAGMIAEMGSYIAEKEYPEIKLSLSNIYLIDALPTLLSPMSKMAQEAAHEKLTKLGVKIILNVAVKDYIDQKVILSDGRTIDTETLIWTSGVIGREVPGLPAESIGKGRRILVDAYNKVEGMNNVYALGDISLQLTDKNFPKGHPQLAQVAIQHALNLGKNLKRMEEGKEQTPFTYNNKGSMAIISKFNAVVDLPKFSYKGFIAWLTWLFIHIIPLVTFRSKARLAFNWLRLFITNNPSIRLILRPKKETGQYEQF; this is encoded by the coding sequence ATGAAAAAGCACATCGTCATTGTCGGCGGAGGTTTTGCAGGAATCAACCTTATCAAATCTCTTGTGAATGATAAAAGGTTCAGAATAACACTGGTTGACAAAAACAACTATCACTTTTTCCCGCCTCTAATTTATCAGGTAGCCACTTCATTTATCGAAGCATCAAACATCAGTTATCCGTTCCGGAAAATGATTTCAAAATACAGGAATGTTAATTTTCATATGGGAAGCCTTATGAATGTAGACCATGAGCACAATTCCATCAAAACAGACAGCGGTGTTCTTCAATATGACTATCTTGTTTTGGCCCTAGGTACTGAAACCAATTATTTCGGGATGGAAAACGTAAAGAAATGCTCTCTATCGATGAAAACCATTGATGAAGCACTGTATTTGCGGAATTACATGCTGCTGACCCTTGAGGAAGCTGCCCGAAATAAAAACATCAGAGAAGCACAGAAATTACAGAACATCGTTATAGCCGGAGGCGGACCGACCGGGGTGGAACTTGCCGGGATGATTGCAGAAATGGGAAGCTATATCGCTGAGAAAGAATATCCTGAAATTAAGCTCAGCCTTTCCAATATCTATTTAATCGACGCACTTCCTACTTTACTCTCGCCGATGAGCAAGATGGCTCAGGAAGCAGCCCATGAAAAACTGACGAAGCTTGGTGTGAAGATTATATTAAATGTAGCCGTAAAAGATTATATAGACCAGAAAGTAATTTTGTCCGACGGACGCACGATTGATACGGAAACCCTGATCTGGACCTCCGGAGTCATCGGGCGTGAAGTTCCCGGATTGCCTGCGGAAAGCATTGGAAAAGGAAGAAGAATACTTGTGGATGCTTATAATAAAGTGGAAGGCATGAATAATGTTTACGCATTGGGAGACATTTCTTTACAGCTGACCGATAAAAATTTTCCTAAAGGACATCCGCAGCTGGCTCAGGTGGCCATTCAGCATGCGCTGAATTTAGGAAAGAACCTTAAAAGAATGGAGGAAGGAAAAGAGCAGACTCCTTTTACATATAACAATAAAGGAAGCATGGCCATCATTTCGAAATTCAATGCGGTCGTGGATCTGCCGAAGTTTTCTTATAAAGGATTTATTGCGTGGCTTACGTGGCTGTTTATCCATATCATTCCGTTGGTTACCTTCAGGAGCAAAGCGCGTCTGGCATTCAACTGGCTGAGATTATTCATTACCAACAATCCGTCTATCCGCCTTATTTTACGTCCTAAGAAAGAAACGGGACAATATGAACAATTTTAA
- a CDS encoding Cof-type HAD-IIB family hydrolase, with protein sequence MNMPDGNNPHDIKAVFFDIDGTLISFKTGKIPESTQNALQKLREKGIKVIVATGRSINSLHHISHLEFDGFITFNGAYCVTTSHELISRYTIDPADIKSLVRYAAESPLSYSLMYENKVEINDATPEVVGMYAHVNLPVPPVHDHENIDTENVLQANIFLRPEAEEKFMREVMPNSISSRWTPLFADVNAGGITKQLGIENFCRYFGIDTDDTMAFGDGGNDISMLKFVKIGVAMGNANDQVKEIADFVTEEVDEHGIEHALLRFGLL encoded by the coding sequence ATGAATATGCCAGACGGTAACAACCCTCACGATATAAAAGCAGTATTTTTTGACATCGACGGAACACTGATCAGCTTCAAAACCGGAAAAATACCCGAATCTACTCAGAATGCCTTACAGAAACTCCGCGAAAAAGGAATTAAAGTTATTGTAGCCACCGGACGGTCCATCAATTCCCTGCACCACATCAGCCACCTAGAATTTGACGGTTTTATCACCTTTAACGGCGCTTACTGCGTTACGACTTCCCATGAGCTGATTTCCAGATATACAATTGACCCGGCTGATATTAAAAGCCTTGTCCGCTATGCTGCCGAATCGCCGCTGAGCTACTCCTTAATGTATGAAAACAAGGTGGAGATCAATGATGCCACACCTGAGGTCGTGGGAATGTATGCCCATGTAAATCTTCCCGTACCACCAGTTCATGACCATGAGAATATCGATACGGAGAATGTGCTTCAGGCCAATATCTTTCTACGGCCTGAAGCCGAGGAAAAATTTATGCGTGAGGTGATGCCGAACAGTATATCTTCACGGTGGACCCCTCTTTTCGCCGATGTAAATGCGGGAGGAATTACCAAGCAGCTGGGCATAGAAAATTTTTGCCGGTATTTCGGGATCGATACGGATGATACGATGGCTTTCGGGGACGGCGGAAATGATATTTCGATGCTTAAGTTTGTGAAAATAGGTGTTGCCATGGGGAATGCCAATGATCAGGTAAAGGAAATTGCCGATTTTGTAACCGAGGAAGTGGATGAACACGGTATTGAGCATGCGCTGCTTCGCTTTGGCTTATTATAG
- a CDS encoding OmpH family outer membrane protein, producing MKKLITTFSLAAGLFLTSNLVNAQQKIGHVNSDDVFNNLPEAKTAEASLDTFTKTKQGDIEKMITSYQTKLKAAQDKEKTISEANKEAVIKELTAAQTELQTLGKDIETARTKAAQDISKKQTELFTPIQQKVASTISSVAKEKGLAYVFDVASSQGSNIAYMDGGEDITPAVKAKLGVTGGKK from the coding sequence ATGAAAAAGTTAATCACAACATTTTCTTTAGCCGCAGGACTTTTCCTGACCTCTAATTTGGTAAACGCACAGCAGAAAATAGGACATGTCAACTCCGACGATGTTTTCAATAACCTTCCGGAAGCTAAAACTGCAGAAGCCTCTTTGGATACTTTCACAAAAACCAAGCAGGGTGATATTGAAAAAATGATCACCAGTTACCAGACCAAGCTTAAAGCTGCGCAGGATAAAGAAAAAACCATCAGCGAAGCCAATAAGGAAGCGGTAATTAAAGAATTAACCGCTGCACAGACCGAACTTCAGACATTAGGTAAAGATATCGAAACCGCAAGAACTAAAGCAGCACAGGATATCAGCAAAAAACAGACTGAACTGTTCACACCAATCCAGCAGAAAGTAGCTTCTACCATCTCTTCAGTGGCCAAAGAAAAAGGACTGGCTTATGTATTTGATGTGGCAAGTTCCCAGGGAAGCAACATCGCTTATATGGATGGAGGAGAAGACATCACTCCCGCAGTGAAGGCGAAACTGGGCGTAACAGGCGGTAAAAAATAG
- a CDS encoding lmo0937 family membrane protein translates to MRSILWLVAVICIVVWLLGMLGVVPGMDTGYLVHILLVIAIIVVLYNLISGRRPLD, encoded by the coding sequence ATGAGAAGTATATTATGGTTAGTCGCAGTTATCTGTATAGTAGTGTGGCTTTTAGGAATGTTGGGTGTCGTACCTGGAATGGATACAGGATATTTAGTTCACATCTTGCTGGTTATCGCCATCATTGTGGTTCTTTACAATCTTATCTCCGGCAGAAGGCCCCTCGATTAG
- a CDS encoding chloride channel protein, with translation MNIHNKKKFLSFLKFKRDFQKYGLEKARSFEIILHWLNNRLSRNQFLVLSGILVGCSAGLAGVVLKTLVHNIHHFITTEVHFEYQILFYVVFPFLGIVLTTMIVLTIFKGQDRKGIGAILYEIAQNSSIVSSVKMYSQIVQSAVTVGLGGSAGLESPIAVTGAAIGSNFAQTYRLSYKERTLLLAAGATAGIASAFNAPIAGIMFAFEILLTGVVFTDFIPLVVAAVCGSLLSRILLQEDVLFRFYTREAFNYKNVPYYLILGIVTGLYARYFVLVSQKVEHFIKGLNMSRLRKAMFGGAVLSLLCVLFPPLFGEGYDTVKAFTNGNTHYIIQNSFFRYFEIKNFTIIIFLILVLLLKAFATSFTIFSGGNGGNFAPSLFAGGTVGYLFAIVCQQIGFTDVPVTNLVLVGMAGAMSGVMYAPLTAIFLIAESSFGYDLFIPLMIASIISYLIAKWFSPISPELKSLADQGKIFTNKHDKNLLFSLKTEDFIDRYSQAINEKAPIAELFELVKNGNKNIFAVVNDDKVLRGILTLDDIRPYLFSNTEVSADISQIMKAPPAVIHPENQPLEILQAFDDTGVWNLPVVNQNNIFIGFISKSTILMSYRQLLKEYSE, from the coding sequence GTGAATATTCATAATAAAAAAAAGTTTCTTAGCTTCCTGAAGTTTAAAAGAGACTTTCAGAAGTATGGACTCGAAAAAGCACGCAGCTTCGAAATTATCCTGCATTGGCTGAATAACCGGCTCAGCCGAAATCAGTTCCTGGTATTGTCCGGGATATTGGTCGGATGCTCGGCAGGTCTGGCCGGTGTGGTGCTGAAAACTTTGGTTCACAATATTCATCATTTTATTACGACGGAAGTTCATTTCGAGTATCAGATCCTGTTTTACGTCGTTTTTCCTTTCCTGGGAATTGTCCTGACAACGATGATTGTCCTGACGATATTTAAAGGCCAGGACCGGAAAGGAATAGGGGCTATTTTGTATGAGATTGCCCAGAATTCCAGCATTGTTTCCTCAGTAAAAATGTATTCGCAGATCGTACAGAGTGCTGTTACCGTTGGATTGGGAGGTTCTGCCGGACTGGAAAGCCCGATTGCCGTCACGGGAGCTGCAATCGGTTCCAATTTTGCACAGACTTACCGCCTGAGCTATAAGGAACGTACCTTACTGCTTGCGGCAGGAGCAACAGCGGGGATTGCATCTGCTTTCAATGCACCAATCGCCGGAATCATGTTTGCATTCGAGATCCTTCTAACGGGAGTTGTATTTACTGATTTTATCCCTTTGGTTGTAGCTGCAGTCTGCGGAAGTTTACTGTCCCGGATTCTTCTTCAGGAAGATGTGCTTTTCCGGTTTTATACCCGCGAAGCTTTTAATTATAAAAACGTTCCGTACTATCTTATTTTAGGAATCGTGACGGGACTTTATGCCAGATACTTCGTTCTCGTTTCGCAAAAGGTCGAGCATTTTATTAAAGGACTGAATATGTCCAGGCTGAGGAAAGCCATGTTCGGCGGTGCGGTGTTGTCGCTGCTGTGTGTCCTTTTCCCGCCTTTATTTGGAGAAGGCTACGACACGGTGAAAGCTTTTACCAACGGAAATACCCATTACATTATCCAAAACAGTTTTTTCAGGTATTTTGAAATTAAAAATTTCACCATCATTATTTTCCTGATCCTCGTTTTGTTGTTAAAGGCATTTGCCACTTCTTTTACCATTTTCAGCGGCGGGAACGGCGGAAATTTTGCCCCTTCACTTTTTGCCGGAGGAACGGTGGGCTATTTATTTGCGATTGTCTGCCAGCAGATCGGCTTTACGGATGTTCCGGTGACGAATCTAGTCCTGGTCGGGATGGCCGGAGCAATGAGCGGGGTAATGTATGCTCCTTTAACTGCGATTTTCCTAATTGCGGAATCCAGTTTCGGATATGACCTTTTTATTCCGCTGATGATCGCTTCGATTATTTCTTACCTGATTGCCAAGTGGTTCTCCCCTATTTCGCCTGAGTTGAAGTCGCTGGCAGATCAGGGGAAAATATTTACCAACAAGCACGACAAAAATTTATTGTTTTCGCTGAAAACAGAAGATTTTATCGACCGCTATTCCCAGGCAATCAACGAAAAAGCTCCCATCGCGGAATTGTTTGAACTGGTAAAAAACGGAAATAAAAATATTTTTGCGGTTGTAAATGATGATAAAGTCCTGCGTGGAATTTTAACGCTGGACGATATCCGGCCTTACCTTTTCAGCAATACGGAAGTTTCCGCTGATATCAGCCAAATAATGAAAGCACCGCCTGCCGTGATCCATCCGGAAAACCAGCCGCTGGAAATCCTTCAAGCATTTGATGATACCGGGGTATGGAATCTGCCGGTAGTGAATCAGAACAACATATTCATCGGATTTATTTCCAAATCGACCATCCTGATGAGCTACCGACAGCTGCTGAAAGAGTATTCAGAATAA
- a CDS encoding aldo/keto reductase: MEKRTIKNTDLSIAPINFGGNVFGWTLDEKQSFEILDKFFAGGFNFIDTADTYSWWVNGKGGQSEEIIGKWMKNRGNRNDLVIATKVGSETKEHGFDISRKHILKSVDESLQRLQTDHIDLYYTHFDDKQTPVEETLSAYDEVIKAGKVRYIAASNISPERLKESFKTAEEHNLPKYVALQPHFNLMEREGFEKNYAPLAEEYGLSVFPYWSLAAGFLTGKYRDESDLSKSQRGEGVRKYLNPKGLEVLKVLDEISSKHNSKPAAVALAWLLANPFVTAPIVSATSESQLETLFAAPELSLDREDIERLDKASDFN; encoded by the coding sequence ATGGAAAAGAGAACCATTAAAAATACCGACTTATCGATAGCCCCGATTAATTTCGGCGGAAATGTTTTCGGATGGACCCTGGATGAAAAGCAGTCTTTTGAAATTCTTGATAAATTCTTTGCAGGAGGGTTTAATTTTATTGACACTGCTGATACGTATTCCTGGTGGGTAAACGGCAAAGGCGGCCAGTCCGAAGAGATCATCGGGAAATGGATGAAAAACCGGGGCAACCGCAACGACCTGGTTATTGCCACCAAAGTTGGCTCCGAAACAAAAGAGCACGGTTTTGATATCAGCAGAAAACATATTTTAAAATCTGTGGACGAATCGCTCCAAAGGCTTCAGACCGACCACATCGATCTTTATTATACGCATTTTGATGACAAGCAGACTCCGGTTGAAGAAACATTGTCAGCCTATGATGAAGTTATAAAAGCCGGAAAAGTACGTTACATCGCTGCTTCAAACATATCCCCGGAAAGGCTGAAAGAATCTTTTAAAACTGCCGAAGAGCATAACCTTCCGAAATATGTTGCTCTGCAGCCGCATTTCAATTTAATGGAAAGAGAAGGTTTTGAAAAAAATTATGCACCTTTGGCTGAAGAATACGGGTTAAGTGTATTTCCGTATTGGTCCCTTGCCGCGGGATTCCTGACCGGTAAATACCGCGATGAATCCGATCTGTCTAAAAGCCAGCGCGGAGAAGGTGTGAGGAAATACCTGAATCCAAAAGGCCTTGAAGTACTGAAAGTACTGGATGAAATCAGCAGCAAACACAATTCGAAACCGGCAGCCGTTGCGCTGGCCTGGCTTCTTGCCAATCCGTTCGTTACCGCCCCCATCGTAAGTGCCACCAGTGAATCCCAGCTTGAAACTTTATTCGCAGCGCCTGAGCTTAGTTTGGATCGTGAAGATATCGAACGGCTTGATAAAGCATCCGATTTCAATTAA
- a CDS encoding aldo/keto reductase: MKPDILTEKHQLGLGGVAIGTAFEALTDGQSYEVLQKAWDLGIRYYDTSPWYGLTKSERRFGNFLHGQNRDEFVLSTKVGRLFVEVAEDEVPPTMWQDPLPFDFEHNYTADAIKRSIEESLERLRLDHIDIVYVHDLSEDQVGDRYDYFLKQARAGAFKVLSELREQGVIKAWGMGVNKIEPILDCLDSADPDICLSATQYSILEHEDAIDRLLPAVKKAGVKLVSGAGYNSGFINGRPRYNYKDVIPKGMTEKREKIEEIAKRYGTTITHAALQFVLAADEFVSIIPGASKPEQVEDNVKAWKENISSDFWKELKSEGLIYEKAQVPN, encoded by the coding sequence ATGAAACCAGACATTTTAACGGAAAAACACCAGCTGGGTCTAGGCGGAGTAGCCATCGGTACAGCCTTTGAAGCCCTTACCGACGGGCAATCTTATGAAGTTTTACAAAAGGCATGGGACCTGGGAATCCGCTATTACGATACATCACCGTGGTACGGTCTCACAAAAAGCGAAAGAAGATTCGGAAACTTCCTGCACGGGCAGAACCGTGATGAATTTGTTTTGTCCACAAAAGTAGGACGCCTTTTCGTGGAAGTTGCTGAAGATGAAGTGCCGCCAACCATGTGGCAGGATCCTTTACCATTCGATTTTGAACACAATTATACGGCAGATGCTATTAAAAGATCGATTGAAGAAAGCTTGGAAAGATTAAGATTGGACCATATCGATATTGTATATGTTCATGATCTTTCCGAAGACCAGGTGGGTGATCGTTACGATTATTTTTTAAAACAGGCGAGAGCAGGTGCTTTTAAAGTATTATCTGAACTTCGAGAACAGGGCGTAATCAAAGCCTGGGGAATGGGCGTTAATAAAATAGAGCCGATCCTGGACTGCCTGGATTCTGCCGATCCGGACATCTGTCTTTCAGCAACGCAATATTCAATCCTTGAACATGAGGACGCGATTGACCGATTGCTTCCTGCTGTAAAAAAAGCCGGTGTGAAGCTCGTTTCCGGAGCAGGATACAATTCCGGATTTATCAACGGCAGGCCAAGGTATAACTATAAAGATGTGATCCCGAAAGGCATGACAGAAAAACGTGAAAAGATTGAGGAAATTGCCAAAAGATACGGGACAACCATTACCCATGCAGCGCTTCAGTTCGTTCTTGCAGCTGATGAATTTGTATCAATCATCCCGGGAGCCAGCAAGCCGGAACAGGTGGAAGACAATGTAAAAGCCTGGAAAGAAAATATCTCTTCCGATTTCTGGAAAGAATTGAAATCCGAAGGATTAATTTACGAAAAAGCACAGGTTCCTAACTAA
- a CDS encoding TonB-dependent receptor: MKKIICAIALLSFSLAFSQETSSKIFGRLKGTSSEMTIKVTHIPTNSSFETKTNKNGQFSLDNLQPGGPYTIEVTDGANVVYSNSNVQLSLGNNDLPVVELGNREKVIDEVKLTSKRTTAAKFGVGISQAQISGLPNINRGIQDVTKLVPQSANNSFNGTNFRYNNVTIDGSINNDAIGFSPSLGGQTGTSGMPGSSTRSNSISLDAIQDVQVYIAPYDVKLGNFLGGSINAVTRSGSNNTEGSMYFYGRNAWITGKNRVGDNSKMPNSFGDYIYGGRVGLPVIKDKLFLFTNMEYTKRTDPVFYNAGDQGSLVSGSVAQQISDFVRNKYGFNTGTFDQYTNFSESSKLFNKLDWKINDKHTLSIKNNTVFSHASNLERDGANFRFSSMDFVQKNTSSSTTLELKSRFNDRLNNNLVLGYSSIHDYRDPTSQNAMFPQVEIAYNGGTILLGNDREATVFNMRQKTFEITDNLTYKAGHHTFLLGTHNELYNIDYGFVNALNGRISYKSLNDFYNSNPARIRGTYSLAGENRQDLFDNPYAHYKVNLLSAYLQDEINWGRLRLTPGVRIDYTDLPNKPVLSPKVTSSPADPYYGNTYTYTPLSQLTNDYLNKPTISPRLGFNLDLTQDRSLIMRGGSGIFVGRIPFAWLGYAYYNDGVGFGSYDYNAPTAAQLAANGDPLVSGNFPKWQNSSKVQVDLIDNNFKMPRVWRSSLAFDYTLSGYKFTLEGIYTKVLYDLKFQQVNKTDNVTYFSYDTNHEMPVYTTNINSNFSNAYMLSNTKEGYRYNVTAQLSKAYNFGLNFFVAYTYGDAKDITNGIRNSMESNWQMNQSLTPNDPKLSTSNFAIKNRIVANLGYSVPLSQSNRLSANVYFNAQSGNPFSWGFVNSTIANSGQAAGLAYIFKDATEAAKYIAPIKDASGNIVVTAQQQVADYEKFISGNDYLNSRRGKFTERNGDFTPWNIQADFRIMDEIRLSEKSKSSLQISFSIINLTNLLNKDWGKVYFVPNTFNSTASVGLTKVGNVATGQPSAGDPVYNFKTPGLPYTIDQFASRFQGQLGIRYNF, from the coding sequence ATGAAAAAAATAATCTGTGCTATTGCATTGTTATCTTTCAGCCTAGCTTTCTCGCAGGAAACCAGCTCTAAAATTTTCGGAAGACTAAAAGGAACCTCTTCCGAAATGACCATCAAAGTAACCCACATCCCAACCAACAGCAGTTTTGAAACCAAAACCAACAAGAACGGCCAGTTCAGTTTAGACAACCTGCAGCCGGGTGGGCCTTATACCATTGAGGTGACAGACGGCGCAAATGTAGTGTATTCCAACAGCAATGTGCAGCTTTCCCTCGGAAACAACGACCTTCCGGTAGTAGAGCTTGGCAACAGGGAAAAAGTAATTGATGAAGTGAAACTGACTTCCAAAAGAACGACTGCCGCAAAATTCGGCGTAGGAATCAGCCAGGCACAGATTTCAGGATTGCCCAATATCAACCGCGGTATTCAGGATGTCACGAAGCTTGTTCCTCAAAGTGCCAATAACTCTTTCAACGGGACGAATTTCCGTTACAACAACGTGACTATTGACGGTTCTATTAACAATGACGCGATCGGGTTCAGCCCTTCACTGGGAGGACAGACCGGAACTTCAGGAATGCCCGGAAGCAGCACCCGTTCCAATTCCATTAGTCTGGATGCCATCCAGGATGTGCAGGTCTATATCGCTCCTTATGATGTAAAATTGGGGAATTTTCTGGGAGGAAGTATCAATGCCGTTACCCGGAGCGGAAGCAATAACACGGAAGGTTCTATGTATTTCTACGGCAGAAATGCCTGGATTACCGGAAAGAACCGGGTGGGCGACAATTCAAAGATGCCAAACTCATTCGGAGATTATATTTACGGCGGAAGGGTAGGATTGCCTGTTATTAAGGACAAGCTTTTCTTATTCACGAATATGGAATATACGAAAAGAACGGATCCAGTTTTTTATAACGCCGGAGACCAGGGTTCGCTTGTCAGCGGTTCCGTAGCCCAGCAGATTTCAGATTTTGTACGGAATAAATATGGGTTCAATACCGGAACTTTCGATCAGTACACCAATTTCTCCGAAAGTTCGAAACTGTTCAATAAACTGGACTGGAAAATTAACGATAAGCATACTTTATCCATTAAAAACAATACGGTATTTTCCCATGCTTCCAATTTAGAGAGAGACGGTGCGAACTTCCGTTTCTCAAGCATGGATTTCGTGCAGAAAAATACGTCTTCCTCTACAACCCTGGAATTGAAAAGCCGTTTTAACGACCGGTTGAACAACAATTTGGTGCTGGGCTACTCATCCATCCACGATTACAGGGATCCGACTTCCCAGAATGCGATGTTCCCGCAGGTAGAAATTGCCTATAACGGAGGAACCATCCTGCTCGGAAACGACCGGGAAGCAACGGTTTTCAACATGAGACAGAAAACGTTTGAAATTACAGATAACCTGACGTATAAAGCGGGACATCATACATTTTTACTGGGAACACATAATGAGCTGTACAACATTGATTATGGTTTTGTAAATGCCCTGAATGGAAGGATTTCCTATAAAAGTTTAAATGATTTTTACAATTCAAATCCTGCCAGGATCAGAGGAACCTATTCTTTAGCCGGAGAAAACAGACAGGATTTATTTGATAACCCTTACGCGCATTATAAAGTAAATCTGCTGTCCGCTTATCTTCAGGATGAAATCAACTGGGGAAGGCTGAGACTGACGCCGGGTGTGAGAATTGATTATACCGATCTTCCGAATAAGCCGGTACTGAGCCCGAAAGTAACCAGTTCGCCTGCCGATCCGTATTACGGAAACACCTATACGTACACACCTCTAAGCCAGCTAACCAACGACTATCTTAACAAACCTACCATTTCCCCGCGATTAGGATTTAATTTAGACCTTACGCAGGACCGGTCGCTGATCATGAGAGGAGGATCCGGTATTTTCGTAGGAAGAATTCCTTTCGCATGGCTCGGTTATGCTTATTATAACGACGGTGTAGGATTCGGAAGTTATGATTACAATGCTCCGACTGCCGCTCAGCTTGCTGCTAACGGAGATCCGCTGGTAAGCGGGAACTTCCCGAAATGGCAGAACTCCTCCAAAGTACAGGTGGATTTAATTGATAACAATTTTAAAATGCCACGGGTATGGAGAAGCTCACTGGCTTTCGATTATACTTTATCCGGATATAAATTTACCCTGGAAGGAATCTACACGAAAGTGCTGTACGACCTGAAATTCCAGCAGGTAAACAAGACCGACAATGTAACGTATTTCAGCTATGATACGAACCATGAAATGCCCGTTTATACAACCAATATCAACAGCAATTTCTCCAATGCCTATATGCTTTCCAATACGAAAGAAGGATACCGTTACAATGTAACCGCTCAGCTTTCCAAGGCATATAATTTCGGTTTAAATTTCTTTGTTGCATATACCTACGGGGATGCAAAAGATATTACGAATGGAATCCGGAACTCCATGGAAAGCAACTGGCAGATGAACCAGTCTCTTACGCCTAATGACCCTAAACTTTCAACTTCCAACTTCGCTATCAAGAACAGGATCGTCGCCAACTTAGGATACTCCGTACCGCTTTCCCAATCGAACAGGCTTTCTGCCAATGTGTACTTTAATGCACAGTCCGGAAACCCTTTCTCATGGGGATTTGTAAACAGTACGATTGCCAACAGCGGACAGGCGGCAGGTCTTGCCTATATCTTTAAGGATGCAACAGAAGCGGCAAAATACATAGCTCCGATCAAAGATGCATCAGGAAATATTGTAGTGACAGCACAGCAGCAGGTAGCAGATTATGAAAAATTCATCAGCGGGAATGACTACCTGAACAGCAGAAGAGGAAAATTCACGGAGAGAAACGGCGATTTCACCCCTTGGAATATCCAGGCTGATTTCAGGATTATGGATGAAATAAGACTCAGCGAAAAATCCAAAAGCAGCTTACAGATCTCATTCAGCATTATCAACCTCACGAACTTACTGAATAAAGACTGGGGGAAAGTGTATTTTGTACCGAATACCTTTAACTCGACAGCGAGTGTCGGTTTAACGAAGGTAGGAAACGTGGCCACAGGACAGCCTTCTGCGGGAGATCCGGTCTACAACTTCAAGACGCCGGGACTTCCATATACGATCGATCAGTTTGCTTCCAGATTCCAGGGGCAACTGGGAATCCGTTATAATTTCTGA